A single genomic interval of Helianthus annuus cultivar XRQ/B chromosome 6, HanXRQr2.0-SUNRISE, whole genome shotgun sequence harbors:
- the LOC110865872 gene encoding protein HEADING DATE 3A has protein sequence MRRERDPLVLGRVIGDVVDGFTRSINLTVTYSDREVSNGVGLKPSQVVNQPRVDIGGHDLRVFHTLVMVDPDAPSPSDPNLREYLHWLVTDIPSTTGASFGQEVVCYESPRPSMGIHRIVFVLFRQLGRQTVYAPGWRQNFNTRDFAELYNLGSPVAAVYFNCQRESGSGRRRR, from the exons ATGAGGAGGGAGAGGGACCCATTGGTCCTTGGACGTGTGATAGGAGATGTTGTTGATGGCTTCACCAGGTCTATTAACCTCACTGTTACTTATAGTGATAGGGAAGTTAGCAACGGGGTCGGGCTAAAACCTTCTCAAGTTGTGAACCAACCTAGGGTTGATATTGGAGGTCACGATCTACGTGTTTTTCACACTTTA GTTATGGTGGATCCTGATGCTCCAAGTCCAAGTGATCCTAACCTTAGGGAATACTTGCATTG GTTGGTGACTGATATTCCATCAACAACAGGAGCAAGTTTTG GTCAAGAAGTCGTGTGCTACGAGAGTCCAAGACCATCAATGGGAATTCATCGCATAGTTTTCGTGTTGTTCCGACAGCTGGGTCGACAAACTGTGTACGCCCCAGGGTGGCGCCAGAACTTCAACACAAGAGACTTTGCAGAGCTCTACAACCTTGGGTCTCCTGTGGCCGCGGTCTACTTCAACTGCCAACGTGAAAGTGGATCCGGTCGAAGAAGGAGATAA